A section of the Streptococcus oriscaviae genome encodes:
- a CDS encoding GTP pyrophosphokinase: MTKSIYGPYGDYLPAIIEDLSQRIHLANQTCKQETGFKLFEHFIARVKTPESMADKCQRKGLPLTAQSALKGIRDAIGLRIICGFVDDIYKTVQVIKELEGVSVYNEKDFVFQAKPNGYRSYHLIVEIETPYEDCLGNQPGTYFAEIQIRTIAMDSWASLEHQMKYKQDIKNPERLVKELKRCADELASCDLSMQTIRNLIAESGE; this comes from the coding sequence ATGACAAAATCTATTTATGGGCCCTATGGGGATTACCTGCCAGCGATTATTGAGGATTTGAGCCAGCGGATTCATCTGGCCAATCAGACCTGCAAGCAGGAAACGGGCTTCAAGCTTTTTGAGCATTTTATCGCCCGTGTAAAAACACCTGAGTCAATGGCAGACAAGTGTCAACGCAAGGGGCTGCCCCTGACAGCTCAATCAGCCCTAAAGGGGATTCGAGATGCAATTGGTCTTCGTATCATCTGCGGATTCGTTGATGACATCTATAAAACAGTGCAGGTGATAAAGGAATTGGAAGGGGTGTCGGTATACAATGAAAAGGACTTTGTTTTTCAGGCTAAGCCCAATGGTTACCGCAGTTACCACTTGATTGTAGAAATTGAAACGCCCTATGAGGATTGTCTAGGCAATCAGCCTGGGACCTATTTTGCGGAAATCCAAATCCGTACCATCGCGATGGACTCTTGGGCAAGTCTGGAACACCAGATGAAATACAAACAGGACATCAAGAACCCTGAGCGGCTGGTCAAGGAATTAAAACGGTGTGCAGATGAGCTGGCTTCCTGTGATTTGAGTATGCAAACCATCCGAAATTTGATAGCAGAAAGTGGTGAGTAG
- the tpx gene encoding thiol peroxidase — MTTFIGKEVTLIGPRLQVGDQAPNFILTANDLSVKSLKDFGRKKKVISVVPSIDTGICDSQTRRFNQELTADQDTVVITVSVDLPFAQKRWCAAAGLEGAETLSDYYDHAFGKAYGLLMREWNLLARAVFVLDAANRITYLEYLDNVNEHPNYEAALEAVRQL, encoded by the coding sequence ATGACAACATTTATCGGAAAAGAGGTGACCTTGATTGGCCCTCGTTTGCAAGTGGGAGATCAAGCCCCAAACTTTATCCTGACGGCCAATGACTTGAGTGTAAAAAGTCTCAAGGATTTTGGCAGAAAGAAAAAGGTCATCAGCGTCGTGCCATCTATTGACACAGGCATCTGTGATAGCCAGACCCGCCGTTTCAATCAGGAATTGACGGCCGACCAAGACACAGTTGTTATTACGGTTTCCGTTGACCTGCCCTTTGCTCAAAAACGTTGGTGTGCGGCAGCAGGACTAGAAGGAGCAGAAACCCTATCTGACTATTATGACCATGCCTTTGGCAAGGCCTACGGCCTGCTCATGCGGGAATGGAACCTGTTAGCCCGGGCTGTTTTTGTCCTAGACGCAGCCAATCGCATTACTTATTTAGAATACTTGGACAATGTAAATGAACATCCAAACTATGAAGCTGCCCTTGAGGCGGTAAGACAACTCTAG
- a CDS encoding heavy metal translocating P-type ATPase, producing the protein MRKESYRVAGMTCASCAMAIEKAIGKMDGVTEVTVNLATEEASLVFDESKVSEEMIAQAVTKAGYELVEERVEERYSIEGMTCASCAMAVEKAISKLAGVKQASVNLATETLWLVYDQKQLNSGQVIAAVEKAGYHALVQEVSLPAESQEEKKVQHIKELWQRFVWSAVFTLPLLYIAMGPMLPFGGLPLPGFLHQPVNFALVQLFLVLPVVYLGRSFYQTGFRTLFQGHPNMDSLIAIGTSAALLQGLVMTYLLLTNQVDLGHGGHPELYFESAAVILALITLGKYMEAVSKGKTSEAIKHLLNLAPKTARVLRSGQEMEIPLEQVRVGDSILVRPGEKIPVDGEITEGSSTVDESMLTGESLPVAKTVGDMVVGASINKNGSFRFTATKVGQDTTLAQIVKLVEEAQGSKAPIAQLADRVSAVFVPVVMTLAALSGLAWWLLGQESWIFALSITISVLVIACPCALGLATPTAIMVGTGKGAENGLLFKSGPALEGLEKVDTIVFDKTGTITQGQPLVTDVLLFADATEEEILQLAASAEQFSEHPLGQAILDSCKQADLPLLAASDFQALPGRGILVTIAEQTVRLGNAKLMKEAGLAFSQAEAAARTLAAQGKTPIFLARNHQCLGLIAVADPIKETSRSAIKALHKMGLRLVMLTGDNQTTAQAIAEQVGLDQVISEVLPEDKARQVKKLQEAGQKVAMVGDGINDAPALAQADVGLAIGSGTDVAIESADVVLMRSDLMDVPRAVGLSQATMRTIKQNLFWAFAYNILGIPIAMGLLYLLGGSLLNPMFAGAAMSLSSVSVVLNALRLKRAKV; encoded by the coding sequence ATGAGAAAAGAAAGTTATCGAGTAGCAGGAATGACCTGTGCTTCCTGCGCCATGGCAATCGAAAAAGCCATCGGTAAAATGGACGGTGTGACAGAAGTAACGGTCAATCTAGCGACAGAAGAAGCAAGTCTTGTTTTTGATGAAAGCAAGGTGAGTGAAGAGATGATTGCCCAAGCAGTGACAAAGGCCGGGTATGAACTGGTGGAAGAAAGAGTGGAGGAAAGGTATAGTATCGAAGGAATGACCTGTGCTTCCTGTGCCATGGCAGTCGAAAAAGCCATCAGCAAATTGGCAGGTGTTAAGCAGGCCAGTGTCAATCTGGCCACAGAAACACTTTGGCTTGTTTACGATCAAAAGCAACTGAACTCAGGACAAGTGATAGCAGCCGTAGAAAAGGCTGGCTACCACGCTCTAGTCCAAGAAGTGAGCTTGCCTGCAGAAAGTCAGGAAGAGAAAAAAGTCCAGCATATCAAAGAACTATGGCAACGGTTTGTCTGGTCTGCTGTCTTTACTCTGCCTCTCCTTTATATCGCGATGGGACCTATGCTGCCTTTTGGCGGTCTGCCCTTGCCAGGTTTTCTTCACCAGCCAGTCAACTTTGCTCTGGTGCAACTCTTTTTGGTCTTACCAGTCGTTTACTTGGGGCGCTCATTTTACCAGACAGGTTTTCGCACGCTTTTTCAGGGGCATCCCAATATGGACTCGCTGATTGCCATAGGAACTAGTGCGGCGCTCTTACAAGGCCTTGTGATGACCTACCTCTTGCTAACAAATCAAGTTGACTTGGGTCACGGTGGCCATCCAGAATTGTATTTTGAGTCGGCAGCAGTGATTCTCGCCCTGATTACCCTAGGCAAGTATATGGAGGCTGTTTCTAAGGGAAAAACCTCAGAGGCCATCAAGCACTTGCTCAATCTGGCACCTAAAACAGCCCGTGTCCTTCGCTCAGGTCAGGAAATGGAAATTCCTCTGGAGCAGGTTCGAGTAGGGGATAGTATCTTGGTGCGACCAGGAGAAAAAATTCCTGTTGATGGAGAAATCACAGAAGGCAGCTCCACAGTGGATGAGTCCATGTTAACAGGGGAAAGCCTTCCTGTTGCCAAGACAGTTGGAGATATGGTCGTCGGTGCTTCGATCAATAAAAACGGATCGTTTCGCTTTACAGCCACTAAGGTAGGTCAAGATACGACGCTGGCACAAATCGTCAAACTTGTCGAAGAGGCCCAAGGCTCCAAGGCCCCTATTGCCCAACTTGCAGACCGAGTATCTGCGGTCTTTGTACCAGTCGTCATGACCTTGGCAGCCCTTTCTGGACTAGCCTGGTGGCTGCTGGGGCAGGAGTCATGGATTTTTGCACTTTCCATTACCATTTCTGTCCTCGTCATCGCCTGCCCTTGTGCCCTCGGACTTGCCACACCAACTGCTATTATGGTGGGAACTGGTAAAGGGGCAGAAAACGGCCTCCTCTTTAAATCAGGCCCTGCTCTTGAGGGCTTGGAGAAGGTGGACACGATTGTATTTGATAAGACAGGCACCATTACTCAAGGACAGCCCCTTGTGACGGACGTGCTTCTTTTTGCAGATGCGACAGAAGAAGAAATTCTCCAATTGGCGGCCAGTGCAGAGCAGTTTTCAGAACATCCCCTAGGTCAAGCCATACTTGACTCGTGCAAACAAGCGGATCTCCCCCTGCTTGCAGCCAGTGATTTTCAGGCTCTTCCAGGGCGAGGGATTCTGGTGACCATAGCAGAGCAGACTGTTCGTTTGGGCAATGCCAAGCTGATGAAGGAAGCAGGACTTGCATTCAGTCAGGCAGAAGCTGCCGCCCGGACCTTAGCTGCTCAAGGCAAAACCCCGATTTTTCTTGCCAGAAATCATCAGTGCTTAGGCCTAATTGCAGTGGCTGACCCGATTAAGGAAACCAGTCGCTCAGCCATCAAGGCCCTGCACAAAATGGGCTTGCGTTTAGTCATGTTGACCGGTGATAATCAGACTACCGCTCAGGCCATCGCGGAACAGGTTGGTCTAGATCAAGTCATCAGCGAGGTGCTGCCTGAAGACAAGGCCCGTCAAGTTAAAAAACTCCAAGAAGCAGGCCAGAAAGTAGCCATGGTTGGCGATGGCATCAACGATGCTCCAGCTCTGGCTCAGGCAGACGTTGGACTGGCTATCGGTTCAGGAACAGATGTTGCAATTGAATCAGCCGATGTAGTCCTGATGCGCAGTGACCTCATGGACGTGCCGCGAGCAGTTGGCCTTAGTCAAGCAACCATGCGGACCATTAAGCAAAACCTCTTCTGGGCCTTTGCTTACAATATATTAGGTATTCCGATTGCGATGGGCCTTCTGTATCTGCTAGGTGGCAGCCTTCTCAATCCCATGTTTGCAGGAGCGGCCATGAGCCTCAGTTCTGTATCTGTTGTACTGAACGCTCTGAGATTAAAGAGAGCCAAGGTGTGA
- a CDS encoding helicase BlpT, translating to MLLQEAQRLIDHLQQCFQAMPKKGTGDELAFQEALASTLSLLARQTDCTNTVLIGLEKFYQRSSFLIGLTSLDLDESTYQAFRQYDYFHTATVKPELALYGPTVLF from the coding sequence ATGCTTCTTCAAGAAGCTCAACGGTTGATAGACCATCTTCAGCAGTGTTTTCAGGCCATGCCCAAAAAGGGAACAGGAGATGAACTGGCCTTTCAAGAGGCACTAGCATCCACCCTTTCTCTTTTGGCAAGACAGACAGACTGTACCAATACGGTTTTGATAGGTTTAGAGAAGTTTTACCAGCGATCCAGTTTTTTGATTGGCTTGACCAGTCTGGATTTGGATGAGTCCACCTATCAGGCCTTTAGGCAATATGATTACTTTCATACGGCAACTGTAAAACCAGAATTGGCCTTGTATGGGCCGACAGTCCTGTTCTAG
- a CDS encoding C69 family dipeptidase: MKKTFIRLAALVVLLSLLPFQSAQACAAFIIGKGLTTDGSVLFGRTEDYPYPPTNGAHNKNYIVNPARDYASGELLVDETFGFTIEHLAHEYKYTSTPDAARGDGSNGNYGAHGFNEHGVSMTATVTAIPNNKVLAIDPLVTSGGLGEPILIDYVLPRVKTAREGIELVAKTIDEKGSAEGNIIMIADKNELWYMEILSGHQYVAIKFPEDKYAVFANTYYLGHVDFTDTENVIASKDVEKVAKDANNYVEIDGKFHIAKSYGPENYAEGDRSRTYAGITLLDPQTSVTYEDSVYDLLRSPTDPNKRYSLQDVFAFQRNRFEHLPQFLPDDLIGKIKQGDDGSQDQPADVTYKYPLGNENVIDAHVYQIKDSLPSAFGGIVWLGLGQTRNTPYVPFYGIVTDTYDAFKNRSATYDTNSWYWTVQNIDKMAINNPDVFGRSILEKWQALEEEWIANQAYLDSQYAGLSEEAAIGLADPITNDTLARSEKIFQQLKAVEAEMIAKLKEVEDAKNNPVTSLTDTATGVTVANPHLAGLELSVTKLDSVKALEGQDHEAYDIRLAKASNKEAVTQVEPTTVTLPVKALDQVDKVYYVNEAGELQALDFTGDAEKKTVSFVTNHFSIYAVAYKAAPVPPTTTETTTTTAPTTTAGGTTTTKQNPTTTVETPTTTTDNKGGGKKFLPSTGEQISLVLIGLGVIGLVAAFFILRSKKRDEK, encoded by the coding sequence ATGAAAAAGACTTTTATTCGGTTAGCGGCGCTAGTTGTGTTGCTATCTTTGCTTCCCTTCCAATCGGCTCAGGCCTGTGCGGCTTTCATCATTGGTAAGGGCTTGACAACGGATGGTTCCGTTCTCTTTGGACGGACAGAGGACTACCCGTACCCCCCTACTAACGGAGCTCACAATAAGAACTATATTGTGAACCCCGCTAGAGATTACGCCAGCGGAGAGTTGCTGGTAGATGAAACCTTTGGTTTCACTATCGAGCATTTGGCGCATGAATACAAGTATACCTCTACTCCAGATGCGGCGCGTGGCGATGGCTCAAATGGAAACTATGGCGCTCACGGTTTCAATGAGCATGGTGTTTCCATGACCGCTACGGTTACAGCTATTCCAAATAATAAGGTCTTGGCTATTGACCCCCTTGTCACTTCTGGCGGCTTGGGTGAGCCAATTCTGATTGACTATGTTTTGCCACGAGTAAAAACAGCACGAGAAGGAATCGAGTTGGTAGCCAAAACGATTGATGAAAAGGGTTCTGCCGAAGGCAACATCATCATGATTGCAGATAAGAATGAACTCTGGTATATGGAAATTCTCTCAGGTCATCAATATGTTGCCATTAAATTCCCAGAAGACAAGTATGCTGTCTTTGCCAACACCTATTACCTAGGTCACGTTGACTTTACAGATACAGAAAACGTTATTGCCTCAAAAGATGTTGAAAAAGTAGCCAAAGATGCCAACAATTATGTTGAAATCGACGGCAAATTCCACATTGCTAAATCCTATGGACCAGAAAACTACGCAGAAGGTGACCGTTCGCGTACTTATGCAGGGATTACCCTCCTAGACCCGCAAACCTCAGTTACCTACGAGGACAGCGTTTATGACCTCCTGCGCTCACCAACCGATCCAAACAAGCGTTACAGCCTGCAGGATGTCTTTGCCTTCCAACGCAACCGCTTTGAACACCTGCCACAATTTCTGCCAGATGACCTGATTGGTAAAATTAAGCAGGGCGATGATGGTTCTCAGGATCAACCAGCGGATGTTACTTACAAATACCCTCTGGGTAACGAAAACGTTATTGATGCCCATGTTTACCAAATCAAGGATAGCCTGCCTTCTGCCTTCGGTGGGATTGTCTGGTTGGGATTGGGTCAAACCCGCAATACACCGTATGTGCCATTCTACGGTATTGTGACAGATACCTATGATGCCTTCAAGAACCGTAGCGCAACCTACGACACCAACTCTTGGTATTGGACTGTTCAAAACATTGACAAGATGGCGATTAACAATCCAGATGTCTTTGGTAGAAGCATTTTGGAAAAATGGCAAGCCCTAGAAGAAGAATGGATTGCGAACCAAGCTTATCTTGATAGCCAATATGCAGGCCTGTCAGAAGAAGCTGCCATCGGTTTGGCAGATCCAATCACCAATGACACACTGGCTCGTTCTGAAAAAATCTTCCAGCAACTCAAGGCCGTAGAAGCGGAAATGATTGCTAAGCTCAAAGAAGTAGAAGATGCTAAGAACAATCCAGTTACCAGCCTGACAGATACTGCGACAGGTGTTACAGTAGCCAATCCGCATCTAGCTGGCTTGGAGCTATCTGTTACCAAACTAGATAGTGTCAAAGCTCTCGAAGGCCAAGACCATGAAGCCTATGATATTCGCCTTGCTAAAGCTTCTAACAAGGAAGCTGTTACACAGGTAGAACCTACAACAGTTACCCTTCCAGTGAAGGCACTTGATCAAGTGGATAAGGTTTACTATGTCAACGAAGCAGGGGAATTGCAAGCACTTGACTTTACAGGCGATGCAGAGAAGAAAACCGTAAGTTTTGTAACCAACCACTTCTCCATTTACGCAGTTGCCTATAAAGCAGCTCCAGTTCCACCAACTACAACAGAAACAACAACGACCACAGCACCAACTACAACAGCAGGGGGAACAACCACTACGAAACAAAACCCTACCACGACAGTTGAAACACCAACCACCACTACTGATAATAAGGGTGGCGGAAAGAAATTCTTGCCAAGCACTGGTGAGCAAATCAGCCTTGTTCTGATTGGTCTTGGAGTAATCGGCTTAGTAGCAGCCTTCTTCATCCTTCGATCTAAAAAGAGAGATGAAAAATAA